From Oreochromis niloticus isolate F11D_XX linkage group LG14, O_niloticus_UMD_NMBU, whole genome shotgun sequence, one genomic window encodes:
- the LOC100700324 gene encoding SPRY domain-containing SOCS box protein 4, producing MGQKISGTIKSVDVRGEPSYRPVRRELRGPDFCRPPRLDLLLDMPPASPETQLQHAWNPDDRSLNVFVKEDDKLTFHRHPVAQSTDCIRGKVGYTRGLHVWRIHWPARQRGTHAVVGVATAEAPLHSVGYTALVGSDSESWGWDLGRNRLYHDGKNRPVSTSAPTYPSFLEPDESFVLPDCLTVILDMDEGTLSFMVDGQYLGVAFRGLKGKRLYPIVSAVWGHCEVSIRYVNGLDPEPLPLMDLCRRVARLALGRERIHHIDTLPLPQTLKNYLQYQ from the exons ATGGGCCAAAAAATCTCTGGAACCATCAAGTCAGTCGATGTACGTGGAGAGCCATCATACAGGCCTGTTCGACGCGAACTGCGGGGCCCAGATTTCTGTCGGCCACCTAGGCTGGACTTGCTGCTGGACATGCCCCCTGCAAGCCCAGAGACTCAGCTTCAGCACGCCTGGAACCCCGACGACCGATCACTTAATGTCTTTGTTAAGGAGGACGACAAGCTGACGTTCCACAGACACCCTGTAGCACAAAGCACGGACTGTATCCGAGGTAAGGTGGGATATACAAGGGGCCTCCATGTATGGAGGATTCACTGGCCAGCCAGACAAAGAGGCACCCACGCTGTTGTGGGAGTGGCCACTGCTGAAGCGCCTCTACACTCGGTGGGCTACACAGCCTTGGTGGGCTCAGACTCGGAGTCCTGGGGCTGGGACTTGGGTCGGAACAGACTCTACCATGATGGGAAGAACCGGCCTGTTTCCACATCAGCACCCACATATCCCTCTTTCCTGGAGCCAGATGAATCGTTTGTGCTTCCGGACTGTCTGACAGTGATACTAGACATGGATGAGGGCACGCTGAGCTTCATGGTAGATGGACAGTACTTAGGAGTGGCTTTCAGGGGGCTGAAGGGCAAGAGACTCTATCCTATCGTCAGCGCTGTGTGGGGGCACTGTGAAGTGTCGATTCGCTACGTTAACGGACTAGATC CGGAGCCCCTCCCCCTCATGGACCTGTGCAGACGAGTAGCTCGACTGGCTCTGGGTAGAGAGCGCATCCATCACATTGACACACTCCCCTTACCGCAGACACTAAAGAACTACCTCCAGTACCAGTGA